CGATGCACGAGGGCCGGGCCGCTGGCCGGGGCCTGTTTATCATACACAGACCGCCGTTGGTCGATATAGTCGAGGAGTGGCCGCGGGGCTCGGCCGGCCGCACACCCTCAGTATTCCCTCGTATGCATTTCGAGGACAGATCCCGGTGAACATGGCGAATATATCCCAGGGGCATAATTCCGGCCTTGAATCCGTGCTGCTGAACGGCGGGGGCCACTACGCGCTCTGGCCGGCCGACTTACCGGTGCCGGCCGGCTGGGGCGCCGTGTACGGCCCGGCCCCCGCGGCCCGCTGCCGTGAGGAGGTGCGCGCGCGCTGGGGGGACGCGCTGTCCGCCACCGACGGCGACGAGCCCGTCGCCCCCGTCCAGGAGCTGTTCCGCCGGGCGGCCGCCGCCAGGCCGGGGGCCACCGCGGTGGTCACCGAGGACGCGGAGATCACGTACGGCGACCTGGACACCCGCAGCAACCGGCTGGCGGTGCTGCTGGCCGGGCTCGGGGTGGCGAGCGGGACGGTGGTGCCGGTCTGTCTGGAGCGCGACATCGACATGGTGGTCGCGCTGCTGGCGGTGCTCAAGGCCGGCGGCGCATTCCTGCCGCTCGATCCGGCCCACCCCGACCGTCGGCTGCGCCGGCTGGTCGAGGACGCCGACGCCCGGTTCGTGATGACCACCCGCGAGCACGCCTGGCGCTTCCGGACCTGCGGGGTGACGCCCGTCCTGGCCGAGGAGCGGCCGGCCGGCGGCGAGCGGCGCGCGGGGGTGGAGCGGCGCGCGGCCGAGCGGCGGGCGCGGCTGCGGCCCGGGGCGAGCGACCGGCGCTCGGGCGCGGACCGGCGGATGCCCTCCTCGCGCACCGGCCCGGTCCGCGTCATCTCCCCCGACGACCTCGCGTACCTGATGTACACCTCGGGCACCACCGGCTCCCCCAAGGGCGTCCTGGTGAACCACCGGGCGCTGTCGCTCTCGTTGACCAGGGCCGCGCAGGCGTACGGCCTGACCGAGCGGGACCGGGTGCTCCAGCTCGCCGCCCTCGGCTTCGACACCTCGGTCGAACAGATCTTCACGCCGCTGCTCAGCGGCGCCGTGCTGGTCCTCGGCGGCCACCGGACCTGGGCCCCCAGCGAACTGCTCGGCCGACTGGACGTGCTCGGCATCACCGTGGCCGACCTGACCCCGGCCTACTGGCACCAGTTCCTTCGCACCGCGGAGCGCGGCGGCCCCCGGGAGACCGGGCTGCGGCTGCTCGTCGTCGGCGGGGACACCGTCCACGCCGAGGACTGCCAGGCGTCCCTGCGGCTGCTGCCGGGCACCCGGCTGGTCAACGCCTACGGCCTGACCGAGACGGTGATCACCTCCACCCTGGGGGAGATCACCGCCGACCTGCTGGCACCCTCGCCGGCCCCCGTCCCGGTCGGCACGCCCCTGCCCGGAACGACGGTGTACGTGCTCGACGATCGGCTGCGGCCGGTGCCGCCGGGCGCCAGGGGCGAGGTGTACATCGGCGGGCCGGCGATCGCCCGGGGCTACTGGCGGCGCCCGGAACTCACCGCGGAGCTGTTCCTGCCCGATCCCCACCCGGACGCCCCCGGCGCGCGGATGTACCGCACCGGCGACACCGGGCGGCTGCGCCCGGACGGCCGGCTGGAGCTGTTCGGGCGGATCGACCAGCAGGTGAAGGTGCTCGGCTTCCGGGTCGACCCGGGCGAGGTGGAGTCCGCGCTCGCCGCCCACCCGGCGGTCGACCGGGCCTGGGTGGTGCCGGTGGTGCGCCCCGAGGGCGGCCAGGTGCTCACCGCGTACTTCACCCTGCACAGCCCGGACCGGGCCGAGATCTTCCGGCGGGGCGTGCGGTCCTATCTGGCCGCGCGGCTGCCCGAGCACATGGTGCCGGCCTCCTTCGTGCACCTCGCCCGGATGCCGGAGGCGGGCGACCCGAAGAGCGGGCAGCCGCAGCCGCCGCAGCCCGAGCCGGCGCCGGAGGACGGCGGCACGGCGGTGGAGATCGGCCTGGCCCACCTCTGGTGCGAACTGCTGGGGGTCGAGCACGTCGGCCCCG
The sequence above is drawn from the Kitasatospora sp. NBC_00315 genome and encodes:
- a CDS encoding amino acid adenylation domain-containing protein, with translation MANISQGHNSGLESVLLNGGGHYALWPADLPVPAGWGAVYGPAPAARCREEVRARWGDALSATDGDEPVAPVQELFRRAAAARPGATAVVTEDAEITYGDLDTRSNRLAVLLAGLGVASGTVVPVCLERDIDMVVALLAVLKAGGAFLPLDPAHPDRRLRRLVEDADARFVMTTREHAWRFRTCGVTPVLAEERPAGGERRAGVERRAAERRARLRPGASDRRSGADRRMPSSRTGPVRVISPDDLAYLMYTSGTTGSPKGVLVNHRALSLSLTRAAQAYGLTERDRVLQLAALGFDTSVEQIFTPLLSGAVLVLGGHRTWAPSELLGRLDVLGITVADLTPAYWHQFLRTAERGGPRETGLRLLVVGGDTVHAEDCQASLRLLPGTRLVNAYGLTETVITSTLGEITADLLAPSPAPVPVGTPLPGTTVYVLDDRLRPVPPGARGEVYIGGPAIARGYWRRPELTAELFLPDPHPDAPGARMYRTGDTGRLRPDGRLELFGRIDQQVKVLGFRVDPGEVESALAAHPAVDRAWVVPVVRPEGGQVLTAYFTLHSPDRAEIFRRGVRSYLAARLPEHMVPASFVHLARMPEAGDPKSGQPQPPQPEPAPEDGGTAVEIGLAHLWCELLGVEHVGPGDDFFALGGNSLIAMEMLARARVMFGIGITQVRFLTRSLLHHPTLRAFAEVTRSARTGTPGEASQPVDFAAEAALGVPVRHGGCPAPDWREPAEILLTGGTGFCGAHLLRTLLETTTAEIHCLVRAPDEQQALERLLAAQRRFLRSEPPVGRIRPLVGDLGRPLLGVGPQRFEELAASVDVIHHLGGQVNFIYPYQDLRAANVVGTREILRLAGHRRSIPVHYLSSLAVLAGFGPAGVPEVTEETPLAHPELLSVGYVESKWVAEALLHNAAAAGLPVAVHRVNDVTGDLTTGAMNTGTEVCALIKFLADSGVCPDVELWLDFVPADRLGRAIAHIAAHTPAAGQVYHLTNPRHAMLSDLAERLRARGHRIEQLPYQAWVNRLVRFAAGHPTHPITAFVPLFVDRCSGADLSISEMYFRPTLPLFTRDRAERALRGSGVEFPPVDARLLDLYLDDLLAVGFLEPPHAAP